CTGCGCTAAAAGTCAGCGAAGTTCATGGAACAAAAATTGTAGGTTAATTACGAAACCAAGAGGCTGGGACAGAAGCGTTTAATCCCGAGAACCAAGTAGGTACTGTGCAACATCGACTCGTTCCTCATTGTGTTTTACAGCAATTTCGGCTTATTTCCGAAGGGATTGCTTCTGCATCTACGGTTCTCGTTTCACTCCGATCCTCGAAGCGTGGAGGAACATTTGCTCCCGCCGTTTATTCGTATTTAGGGTGTGAAACAAAAGTGTTTTTTACTTTTGTCCCACACCCTTGATTTATAACTAACCCATTATTGTTATTTCAATTTCTTCGCTTCAAAACTCATCACAATACTGCTCAAAAGACCCAATCCCCCTAAATAGAATAACTCTTCTCTTTCAAACAATACTCCGGCAGTTGCAAAGCCTCCACCAATAATTAAATTCATTACTGCGCTTTGGTTCAATCTGTTGCTGGTAAATTCTGGTACTTGAACTGTTACGCCTAATTTCTTATTAAGCTTGCTAATTTTTTTGTTTAAATGTTGAATCATTCATTTTCCCTCCTTTTCATACTTTAACTTTACTGTACATTGATCTATTCATTCCACAGATACATACTAACGGTATGTATCTGTGGAAATAAAAAATGCAGTTAAGCATTGATTATTCTTTGATTGCTCTAAACATTCCGATGAGGTCATTGATATAGTCATCATCGATTAAAGGAAAATTAACCCCTTCATATAATAACTTAAAAAAATTAAGTTTAGTCAAAAGCTGTTCTTCTGTCATTTTATAAAGTGAGGGAGCTAACCAAAAATTAGTTGAAAAAACAATCAGTTCTGCGATTTCCTGAGGATAATCTGTTTTGATTGAACCATCAGCAACCCCTTGTTCTACTATTGTTTTGATATAGGGAATAATATTGGCAAATGCGTCTGTATATAACTCACCAATAATTCTAGGATTTGTAATTAAGGATTTGGCTGAAAATGCTAATTTTTGATGTTCTAATGCTTGCAAACTCATTGAATTGATCTTTCTAATCTTCTCAAAACCAGTTAAATTCTTCATCAACTCAATTTGATTCGTAATACCAAGCGTATATTTCTTTTTTAAAATGGTATTAAAGATTTCTTCTTTTGACTTAAAATGATGATAAATAACTCCTTTAGTTAATCCACCTAAATGATCAATAATATCTTGGATCGTAGTCTGATCATAGCCTTTTTCCAGAAAAAGCTGCTCTGATACTTGTAATATTTTTTTTACTGTTTCCTCTGGATACTTATTGCGTGCCATAAAAAAACTCCTCTTTACATACCGTTAGTATGTATAATATATGACAAAAATAGATTTGTCAAATGACCTTTTATTTCGACTTCAATTTAGCCAACTAAAAGTTGTCTGAGGATCCAAATAAACGGTGGTACAGAAGTAATACCTTCTGCACCACCGCAGCGCATTGCTTTCAAACAAAATACTGCATAAAAAGACTAGCAATGTTGAAATAGATCAAAACACTGGTTAAATCACTTAAAGTTGTAATAAATGGACCACTAGCTACTGCTGGGTCAAAACCTAATTTATCCATCAGCATCGGAATCAAACTTCCTGCTAGGTTCGCCACAGTAATCGCACATAACATCGCCATTCCAATGACAAACCCTAATGGAAAATTATGCTGCCAAACACCAACAACCAGAAAAATTGCTACTCCTGTAATTGCTCCTGTTACTAAACCAGTCAATACTTCACTGACAATCAAGCGACCAAAGTTATTATCTTTTTCATCTGATACAGCTAGTCTTCTAACTGCCACCGCTAATGATTGTGTTCCCGCATTTCCCGCAGTCCCTGTGATCAATGAAATGAATACAGCCAAAATACTTGCTTCACTTACTAATTCTTCATAATGGCTAATCAATGTTGCTGTAGACATCCCTAAAAATAATAACGTAATCAACCAAGGCAAACGCTTTGAAGCTGCTTTGAATGGATTTTCACTGACTTCTTCGACGTTGACCCCAGCCAAACCAGAGTAATCGCTGGCCGCTTCATCATCGATAACATCGATGATATCATCAACCGTTACGATCCCTAAAAGATGATCATCATAATCTGTAACTGGTAATGCTAAGAAATCATAATCCCGAATCGTTTGAGCAACATCTTCTTGGTCATCTCCAACATGAACAGAAATGACCCGCTCACTTAAAACATCAGAAATCATCGTGTCATCATCATTTACGATCAAATCACGCAAAGAAATAACACCGACTAAATGGTTTTCCTGATCGACCACATAGACATAGTAAATCGTTTCGGCAACATCTGCCTGATTTTTCAAGACGTACATTGCAGAACGCACCGTTTGGTTAGCCACGATAGAGACAAACTCAGTTGTCATGATCGAGCCTGCGGTGTCATCTTCATAATGCAATAGTTCTTTAATCTCACCGGCATCTTCTGTGCTCATCAGACTTAAATATTTTGCTTTTTGACCTTTATCCAGCATATTTAATAAATCAACTGCGTTATCCGTATACATCTCTGATAACATTTCTGCAGCATAGCTAGGACGCATTTCAGCAATATAATCCTTCATATTTTCGTTATCTTCTTCAATAACATCAAACATATCCGCCAATTCTTTTGGTGACAGATAACTATAAATTTGCTTTCGATCTGTTTCGTCAATCGATTGGTAGAATTGTCCTTGTTCGTATATGTGGAGCTCTAAAAACAATTCTCTGAATTCAGCCATTTGTTGGTCTTTCAATTTTTCTAACAGTAACGAAAAATGATCGTCCATTTCTTGCCCTTCATTCACTCAAACCGCTCCTTTCAATCTATAATCGATCTACAATTTTCCTCATATCTTCTGCCAAAGGAGAAGTTAATTCTAAGCGCTGTTTGGTAAACGGATGAATAAAACTCAATTTACAGCAATGTAGCGCCTGACGCTCAATACCACTATCCATTTTACCACCATACATCTCATCACCCAACAAAGGGCACCCAATCGCCTCAAAATGCACTCTGATTTGATGGGTTCTACCTGTATGAAGTTGAATATTAACCAAAGCTTCATCGCCTTTGCGTTTTGTCAGCC
The DNA window shown above is from Enterococcus sp. 12C11_DIV0727 and carries:
- a CDS encoding TetR/AcrR family transcriptional regulator produces the protein MARNKYPEETVKKILQVSEQLFLEKGYDQTTIQDIIDHLGGLTKGVIYHHFKSKEEIFNTILKKKYTLGITNQIELMKNLTGFEKIRKINSMSLQALEHQKLAFSAKSLITNPRIIGELYTDAFANIIPYIKTIVEQGVADGSIKTDYPQEIAELIVFSTNFWLAPSLYKMTEEQLLTKLNFFKLLYEGVNFPLIDDDYINDLIGMFRAIKE
- the mgtE gene encoding magnesium transporter, coding for MDDHFSLLLEKLKDQQMAEFRELFLELHIYEQGQFYQSIDETDRKQIYSYLSPKELADMFDVIEEDNENMKDYIAEMRPSYAAEMLSEMYTDNAVDLLNMLDKGQKAKYLSLMSTEDAGEIKELLHYEDDTAGSIMTTEFVSIVANQTVRSAMYVLKNQADVAETIYYVYVVDQENHLVGVISLRDLIVNDDDTMISDVLSERVISVHVGDDQEDVAQTIRDYDFLALPVTDYDDHLLGIVTVDDIIDVIDDEAASDYSGLAGVNVEEVSENPFKAASKRLPWLITLLFLGMSTATLISHYEELVSEASILAVFISLITGTAGNAGTQSLAVAVRRLAVSDEKDNNFGRLIVSEVLTGLVTGAITGVAIFLVVGVWQHNFPLGFVIGMAMLCAITVANLAGSLIPMLMDKLGFDPAVASGPFITTLSDLTSVLIYFNIASLFMQYFV